The Prionailurus viverrinus isolate Anna chromosome B4, UM_Priviv_1.0, whole genome shotgun sequence genome has a window encoding:
- the PICK1 gene encoding PRKCA-binding protein, whose translation MFADLDYDIEEDKLGIPTVPGKVTLQKDAQNLIGISIGGGAQYCPCLYIVQVFDNTPAALDGTVAAGDEITGVNGRSIKGKTKVEVAKMIQEVKGEVTIHYNKLQADPKQGMSLDIVLKKVKHRLVENMSSGTADALGLSRAILCNDGLVKRLEELERTAELYKGMTEHAKNLLRAFYELSQTHRAFGDVFSVIGVREPQPAASEAFVKFADAHRSIEKFGIRLLKTIKPMLTDLNTYLNKAIPDTRLTIKKYLDVKFEYLSYCLKVKEMDDEEYSCIALGEPLYRVSTGNYEYRLILRCRQEARARFSQMRKDVLEKVELLDQKHVQDIVFQLQRFVSTMSQYYNDCYAVLRDADVFPIEVDLAHTTLAYGLGQDEFTDGEDEEDEDDEDTAAGEPSRDARGAAGPLDQGGSWCGS comes from the exons ATGTTTGCAGACTTGGATTATGACATCGAGGAGGACAAACT CGGAATCCCTACTGTGCCTGGGAAGGTGACCCTCCAGAAGGATGCTCAGAACCTGATCGGGATCAGCATAGGAGGAGGGGCCCAGTACTGTCCCTGCCTCTACATCGTCCAG gTGTTTGACAACACCCCGGCAGCCCTGGACGGCACTGTGGCGGCTGGCGACGAGATCACCGGCGTCAACGGCAGGTCAATCAAAGGCAAAACGAAGGTGGAGGTGGCGAAGATGATTCAGGAGGTGAAG GGGGAGGTGACTATTCACTACAACAAGCTGCAGGCGGACCCCAAGCAGGGCATGTCCCTGGACATTG TGTTGAAGAAGGTAAAGCATCGGCTGGTAGAGAACATGAGTTCGGGGACCGCGGACGCCCTGGGCCTGAGCCGGGCCATCCTGTGCAATG ACGGGCTTGTCAAGAGGCTGGAGGAGCTGGAGCGGACCGCCGAGCTGTATAAAG GAATGACAGAACACGCCAAGAATCTCCTGCGGGCCTTTTATGAGCTGTCACAGACCCACCGGG CCTTTGGGGACGTGTTCTCTGTGATTGGGGTGCGGGAGCCCCAGCCAGCTGCGAGCGAGGCTTTTGTGAAGTTTGCCGACGCCCACCGCAGCATCGAGAAGTTCGGCATCCGGCTGCTGAAAACCATCAAGCCG ATGCTGACAGACCTGAACACCTATCTCAACAAAGCCATCCCAGACACTCGCCTCACCATCAAGAAGTACCTGGACGTCAAGTTTGAGTACCTG TCCTACTGCCTGAAGGTGAAGGAGATGGACGACGAGGAGTACAGCTGCATC GCCCTGGGGGAGCCCCTGTACCGCGTGAGCACTGGCAACTACGAGTACCGCCTGATCCTGCGCTGTCGCCAGGAGGCGCGTGCCCGCTTCTCCCAGATGCGCAAAGACGTGCTGGAGAAGGTGGAGTTGCTGGACCAGAAGCACG TCCAGGACATCGTGTTCCAGCTGCAGCGCTTCGTATCCACCATGTCCCAGTACTACAACGACTGCTACGCGGTGCTGCGCGACGCCGACGTCTTCCCCATCGAGGTGGACCTGGCCCACACCACGCTGGCCTACGGCCTCGGCCAGGACGAGTTCACCGACggggaggacgaggaggacgaAGACGACGAGGACACGGCAGCTGGGGAGCCGTCCAGGGATGCGCGAGGGGCCGCCGGGCCCCTGGACCAGGGCGGGAGCTGGTGTGGCTCCTGA